From a single Nothobranchius furzeri strain GRZ-AD chromosome 9, NfurGRZ-RIMD1, whole genome shotgun sequence genomic region:
- the irx6a gene encoding Iroquois homeobox protein 6a isoform X1 has translation MVTKEAAMSFSQFGYPYSTTSQFFVSANPSSTCCDSISRSVSDGTGSSQTAAAASFCCPSYENRLLASSRTELNAALGMYSSSYAAAAAASQNYANYFPYGTDPSAIYSSLNPQYDIKDSTGTLHSGITQTAAYYPYDHSLGQYQYDRYATVDFSGTARRKNATRETTSTLKTWLYEHSKNPYPTKGEKIMLAIITKMTLTQVSTWFANARRRLKKENKMTWSPKNKANDDRKDDLNKDNRDCVTKDSSDCKEEKDLHLSELEDMDEDGCDKLDSDCEKVAADEQDIQRAMVMSGPPQKRDCSSELHLSLNNSFHSFPCAIKSVTALPPLPSDFLDPMVSKAAPLTAPSGTVQSHFEASDKPRIWSLARTAASGVILSPQLHGSELRTGSLTGDCQLQSSRLSGVPVGQCGATRGLHESGSAESSFPEGLSLHSKVYGTSGYNHKGLQLHSSAYAAVSDACQYPATEGFSGGKVEIRSPDLGEACGTVLDDKVTAFRPVMKR, from the exons ATGGTAACAAAGGAAGCAGCTATGTCTTTCTCGCAGTTTGGATACCCTTACAGTACAACTTCCCAG TTTTTCGTGTCGGCAAACCCCAGTTCGACTTGCTGCGATTCGATTTCCAGGTCGGTCTCTGACGGGACAGGGAGCTCCCAGACAGCCGCCGCCGCCTCCTTCTGCTGCCCGTCCTACGAGAACCGGCTCCTGGCCAGCAGCCGGACGGAGCTGAACGCAGCGCTGGGGATGTACAGCTCTTCCTACGCCGCAGCGGCCGCAGCCAGCCAGAACTACGCCAACTACTTCCCCTACGGCACCGACCCATCCGCGATCTACTCCTCTCTG AATCCCCAGTATGACATCAAGGACAGCACAGGGACTCTACACTCTGGCATCACTCAGACTGCTGCGTACTACCCCTATGACCACTCACTGGGACAGTATCAGTACGACAG ATACGCGACGGTGGACTTCAGTGGAACGGCCCGGAGAAAGAACGCCACGCGTGAGACCACCAGCACTTTGAAAACATGGTTGTACGAGCACAGTAAGAACCCCTACCCCACCAAGGGAGAGAAGATCATGCTGGCCATCATCACCAAGATGACCCTCACCCAGGTGTCCACCTGGTTTGCCAACGCCAGGAGGAGGCTAAAGAAGGAGAACAAGATGACCTGGTCGCCAAAGAATAAGGCAAACGATGACAGGAAGGATGACTTGAACAAGGACAACCGAGACTGTGTCACCAAAG ATTCCAGTGATTGCAAAGAGGAGAAGGATCTGCATCTGAGCGAGTTGGAGGACATGGACGAGGACGGCTGTGACAAGCTGGACAGTGACTGTGAAAAGGTGGCAGCAGATGAGCAGGACATCCAACGAGCCATGGTGATGTCTGGACCTCCTCAGAAAAGAGACTGCAGCTCTGAACTGCACCTGAGTCTAAACAACAGCTTCCACTCGTTCCCCTGTGCCATCAAAAGCGTTACCGCCCTGCCCCCTCTCCCGTCGGACTTCCTGGATCCTATGGTGTCCAAAGCTGCCCCTCTGACTGCTCCATCAGGAACTGTGCAGTCTCATTTTGAAGCATCAGACAAGCCGAGGATCTGGTCTCTTGCTCGCACGGCAGCTTCGGGGGTCATACTGAGCCCTCAGCTGCACGGCTCTGAACTGAGGACAGGAAGCTTAACTGGAGACTGCCAGCTACAGAGCTCCAGACTATCTGGGGTTCCCGTTGGACAATGTGGGGCCACACGAGGCCTCCATGAATCCGGCAGTGCCGAGAGCTCGTTCCCCGAGGGCTTGTCGTTGCACTCCAAAGTTTATGGCACAAGCGGCTACAATCACAAGGGCCTCCAACTCCACAGCTCGGCCTACGCCGCTGTCTCAGACGCATGTCAGTACCCCGCCACTGAAG gattctctggaggtaaaGTGGAGATTCGGTCGCCTGACCTCGGCGAAGCCTGTGGGACCGTGCTGGATGACAAGGTCACCGCATTCAGACCAGTCATGAAGAGGTGA
- the irx6a gene encoding Iroquois homeobox protein 6a isoform X2 yields MYSSSYAAAAAASQNYANYFPYGTDPSAIYSSLNPQYDIKDSTGTLHSGITQTAAYYPYDHSLGQYQYDRYATVDFSGTARRKNATRETTSTLKTWLYEHSKNPYPTKGEKIMLAIITKMTLTQVSTWFANARRRLKKENKMTWSPKNKANDDRKDDLNKDNRDCVTKDSSDCKEEKDLHLSELEDMDEDGCDKLDSDCEKVAADEQDIQRAMVMSGPPQKRDCSSELHLSLNNSFHSFPCAIKSVTALPPLPSDFLDPMVSKAAPLTAPSGTVQSHFEASDKPRIWSLARTAASGVILSPQLHGSELRTGSLTGDCQLQSSRLSGVPVGQCGATRGLHESGSAESSFPEGLSLHSKVYGTSGYNHKGLQLHSSAYAAVSDACQYPATEGFSGGKVEIRSPDLGEACGTVLDDKVTAFRPVMKR; encoded by the exons ATGTACAGCTCTTCCTACGCCGCAGCGGCCGCAGCCAGCCAGAACTACGCCAACTACTTCCCCTACGGCACCGACCCATCCGCGATCTACTCCTCTCTG AATCCCCAGTATGACATCAAGGACAGCACAGGGACTCTACACTCTGGCATCACTCAGACTGCTGCGTACTACCCCTATGACCACTCACTGGGACAGTATCAGTACGACAG ATACGCGACGGTGGACTTCAGTGGAACGGCCCGGAGAAAGAACGCCACGCGTGAGACCACCAGCACTTTGAAAACATGGTTGTACGAGCACAGTAAGAACCCCTACCCCACCAAGGGAGAGAAGATCATGCTGGCCATCATCACCAAGATGACCCTCACCCAGGTGTCCACCTGGTTTGCCAACGCCAGGAGGAGGCTAAAGAAGGAGAACAAGATGACCTGGTCGCCAAAGAATAAGGCAAACGATGACAGGAAGGATGACTTGAACAAGGACAACCGAGACTGTGTCACCAAAG ATTCCAGTGATTGCAAAGAGGAGAAGGATCTGCATCTGAGCGAGTTGGAGGACATGGACGAGGACGGCTGTGACAAGCTGGACAGTGACTGTGAAAAGGTGGCAGCAGATGAGCAGGACATCCAACGAGCCATGGTGATGTCTGGACCTCCTCAGAAAAGAGACTGCAGCTCTGAACTGCACCTGAGTCTAAACAACAGCTTCCACTCGTTCCCCTGTGCCATCAAAAGCGTTACCGCCCTGCCCCCTCTCCCGTCGGACTTCCTGGATCCTATGGTGTCCAAAGCTGCCCCTCTGACTGCTCCATCAGGAACTGTGCAGTCTCATTTTGAAGCATCAGACAAGCCGAGGATCTGGTCTCTTGCTCGCACGGCAGCTTCGGGGGTCATACTGAGCCCTCAGCTGCACGGCTCTGAACTGAGGACAGGAAGCTTAACTGGAGACTGCCAGCTACAGAGCTCCAGACTATCTGGGGTTCCCGTTGGACAATGTGGGGCCACACGAGGCCTCCATGAATCCGGCAGTGCCGAGAGCTCGTTCCCCGAGGGCTTGTCGTTGCACTCCAAAGTTTATGGCACAAGCGGCTACAATCACAAGGGCCTCCAACTCCACAGCTCGGCCTACGCCGCTGTCTCAGACGCATGTCAGTACCCCGCCACTGAAG gattctctggaggtaaaGTGGAGATTCGGTCGCCTGACCTCGGCGAAGCCTGTGGGACCGTGCTGGATGACAAGGTCACCGCATTCAGACCAGTCATGAAGAGGTGA